A genome region from Euphorbia lathyris chromosome 4, ddEupLath1.1, whole genome shotgun sequence includes the following:
- the LOC136227363 gene encoding transcription repressor OFP13 — protein sequence MKIPSIFRNNKWPSCNYPKTTSFGATTGEDIFKTVNSVFFDSVIDGVQTPNSFFTNSSETTSFSTDSEEFDGASLEVVVRSVRSERLFYEPDDTSSIVAKAKDGGFRLEESVVMSMESEDPYGDFKRSIEEMVESHRIQDWDCLEELLGWYLKVNGKKNHGFIVEAFVDVLVGIAESAANYSDSSTTFISAVSSFSHSSSVNGGNHEIQEDPKFLIS from the coding sequence ATGAAGATCCCTTCAATCTTCAGAAACAACAAATGGCCTTCCTGCAATTACCCCAAGACTACTTCCTTCGGAGCCACCACCGGCGAGGACATTTTCAAGACAGTAAACTCCGTTTTCTTCGATTCTGTTATCGACGGTGTCCAAACTCCCAACTCCTTTTTCACCAACTCTTCCGAAACCACTAGCTTCTCAACCGACTCAGAGGAATTCGACGGTGCCTCATTAGAGGTTGTTGTGCGAAGCGTTAGATCTGAGAGGTTGTTTTACGAGCCTGACGATACGAGTTCGATAGTAGCAAAGGCGAAAGACGGCGGATTCCGTTTGGAAGAGAGTGTGGTAATGTCAATGGAATCGGAAGATCCTTACGGCGATTTCAAAAGATCAATAGAGGAAATGGTGGAGTCTCACAGGATTCAAGATTGGGATTGTTTGGAGGAATTATTGGGATGGTATTTGAAGGTTAATGGGAAGAAAAATCATGGGTTTATTGTTGAAGCATTTGTTGATGTTCTTGTTGGAATTGCAGAATCTGCTGCTAATTATTCTGATTCAAGTACTACTTTTATCTCTGCTGTTTCTTCTTTTTCCCATTCTTCTTCTGTTAATGGAGGAAATCATGAGATTCaagaggatccaaaattcctaATATCTTAA